In Papaver somniferum cultivar HN1 chromosome 1, ASM357369v1, whole genome shotgun sequence, a genomic segment contains:
- the LOC113303977 gene encoding polycomb group protein FIE1-like, translating into MAKIPIPPPITLGCEPAVGSLTLTSSKKRDYRVTNRLQEGKRPIYAVVFNFVDSRYFNVFGTVGQNRINVYQCLEGGVIAVLQSYVDEDKEESFYTLSWACNIDGNPLLVAGGLNGIIRVTDAGSEKIHKSFVGHGDSINEIRTQALKPSLVVSASKDESVRLWNVHTGICILIFAGAGGHRNEVLSVDFHPSDIYRIASCGMDNTVKIWSMKEFWTYVEKSFTWTDLPSKFPTKYVQFPVFMASIHTNYVDCTRWLGDFVLSKSVDNEIVLWEPKLKEQSPGEGTVDILQKYPAPECDIWFIKFSCDFHYNTIAIGNREGKIFVWELQSSPPVLIARLSHPQSKVAIRQTATSFDGSIILGCCEDGTIWRWDANQPQEQQ; encoded by the exons ATGGCGAAGATACCAATACCACCACCAATAACTTTAGGTTGTGAACCAGCAGTTGGTTCATTAACCCTAACTTCGTCCAAAAAGAGAGATTACAGAGTTACCAATAGACTTCAAGAGGGGAAACGTCCAATCTATGCAGTCGTCTTTAACTTTGTTGATTCTCGTTACTTCaatgtctttggtaccgttggtCAAAATCGG ATAAATGTTTACCAATGCCTTGAAGGAGGAGTGATTGCTGTTCTACAGTCTTATGTTGATGAAGAT AAGGAAGAGTCATTCTATACTTTGAGTTGGGCCTGTAATATTGATGGGAATCCGTTGTTAGTTGCTGGTGGACTCAATGGTATTATACGTGTTACCGATGCTGGTAGTGAAAAAATACATAAG AGTTTTGTTGGTCATGGAGACTCCATAAACGAGATCAGGACGCAAGCTTTGAAACCTTCACTTGTGGTGTCTGCTAGTAAA GATGAATCTGTACGGCTTTGGAATGTACATACTGGGATTTGCATTTTGATTTTCGCTGGAGCTGGTGGTCATCGTAACGAAGTTTTGAGTGTG GATTTCCATCCTTCGGACATATACCGCATTGCAAGTTGTGGCATGGATAACACCGTTAAGATATGGTCAATGAAAG AATTCTGGACATATGTTGAGAAGTCATTTACATGGACAGACCTTCCATCAAAGTTTCCCACGAAGTATGTGCAATTCCCA GTATTTATGGCTTCAATCCATACCAACTATGTTGACTGCACTAGATGGCTTGGTGATTTTGTCTTATCGAAG AGTGTTGACAATGAAATTGTCTTGTGGGAGCCAAAATTGAAGGAGCAAAGCCCTGGAGAG GGTACAGTTGACATTCTTCAAAAGTATCCTGCTCCAGAGTGTGATATATGGTTTATCAAGTTTTCTTGCGACTTTCATTACAATACAATTGCTATAG GAAATAGGGAAGGGAAAATCTTCGTTTGGGAGCTCCAATCTAGCCCACCTGTTCTCATAGCCAG GTTATCTCATCCTCAAAGCAAGGTTGCAATCAGGCAAACTGCTACGTCGTTCGATGGAAG CATTATCCTTGGGTGCTGTGAGGATGGAACAATATGGCGATGGGATGCAAATCAGCCACAAGAACAGCAGTAG
- the LOC113303981 gene encoding uncharacterized protein LOC113303981 — MESILARALEYTLKYWLKSFSRDQFKLQGRTVQLSNLDINGEALHASAGLSPALTVTTAKVGKLEIKLPSVSNVQYEPIVVQIDRLDLVLEENSSSDASSRSSTSAQSSTSSSKGSGYGFADKIADGMTLEVGTVNLLIETRGGAQKQGGAAWASPLASITIRNLLLYTTNENWEVVNLKEARDFSNNKKCIYVFKKLEWASLSMDLLPHPDMFTDANLTCSSNGGNKREDDGAKRVFFGGERFLEGISGQAYITVQRTELNSPLGLEVQLHFPEAVCPALSEPGLRAVLRFMTGLYVCISRDVDPNAQQATEAAGRSIVSIVVDHIFLCIKDADFQLELLMQSLFFSRASVSDGGNTKNLSKITVAGLFLRDTFSHPPCTLIQPSMQAVTDDSLRVPDFGKKFCPPIYPLGDMRWQVNEGVPVICLHSLQMKPSPAPPSFASQTIIDCQPLMIHLQEESCLRIASFLADGIVVNPGDVLPDFSVNSLIFSLKEIDLTVPLDVGKLDNDDALGNNTFRSSFAGARLHVKDLFFSESSELKLRLLNLDKDPACFCLWEDQPVDASQLKWTARASQLSLSLETATENQIFSDSSTGLWKCVELLEVCVEAAMVTADGSPLVTVPPPGGIVRIGVSCLQYLSNTSVEQLFFVLDLYSYFGKVAEKISKIGKGNRDNGSIKKSLGGKLIEKFPSDTAVVLAMQDLQLRFLESSSSINIEGMPLVLFNGEDLFIKVSHRTLGGAIAVSSNIRWESIQVDCVDGDGNLVHKNGIVGIPGEDGLLMTGNGYPHMRTVFWIDNTGGNLPTGVTSPIPFLDISMVQVIPYNAQDTECHSLSMSAKVGGVRLGGGMNYTEALLHRFGILGPDGGPSEGLSKGLKYLSNGPLSKLLRASPTIEDEEQESGSSEDEEGGPSLELGMPDDIDVSVELKNWLFALEGAQERAERWWFHDEDIGREDRCWHTMFQSLLVNAKSRPKNVENGSIISPLSQKYPVELVTVGVEGLQAIKPQTRKEITVDGISSRGNKGTGNCGGVNFEIRMLSSKNTESTEMPTWGLENVKFSIKQPIEAVATKEELEYLVGLCKSEVDSMGRIAAGILRLLKLDGSIGQAAIDQLSNLGSDGLEKIFSPEKLSRRSSTCSMGFTPITPTSNVSESQHPSLESTVASLESAVSDSQSKCLGLVSELDNPDIFIKQQHLTDIRQLQQKLESMQLLLSRLRTQI; from the exons ATGGAATCAATTCTTGCTAGGGCATTGGAGTATACACTCAAATACTGGTTAAAATCTTTTTCAAGAGATCAGTTCAAGTTACAAGGTCGGACCGTACAACTCTCCAATTTAG ATATAAATGGAGAAGCCTTACATGCTAGTGCTGGATTATCACCAGCACTAACTGTTACAACTGCTAAAGTTGGAAAGTTAGAAATTAAG CTTCCATCTGTAAGTAATGTTCAGTATGAACCAATTGTTGTTCAAATAGATAGACTCGATTTGGTTCTTGAAGAAAATTCCAGTTCTGATGCTTCATCTAGGAGTTCAACTAG TGCACAGTCTTCTACTAGTTCGTCGAAGGGTAGTGGTTATGGATTTGCTGATAAG ATTGCAGACGGAATGACTTTGGAAGTGGGAACTGTCAATCTTCTGATAGAAACCCGTGGTGGCGCTCAAAAACAAGGAGGTGCTGCATGGGCTTCACCTCTAGCTTCAATCACAATTCGGAACCTTTTGTTATATACCACTAATGAAAATTGGGAG GTTGTTAATCTTAAAGAAGCAAGGGACTTTTCCAACAATAAGAAGTGCATATATGTGTTCAAG AAACTGGAATGGGCATCATTATCGATGGACCTCCTACCTCATCCTGACATGTTCACTGATGCTAATTTGACGTGCTCTAGCAATGGAGGGAATAAGCGTGAAGATGATGGTGCAAAACGAGTTTTCTTTGGAGGTGAAAGGTTTTTGGAAGGAATATCAGGGCAGGCTTAT ATTACAGTGCAAAGGACAGAACTAAACAGTCCATTAGGGCTTGAGGTTCAATTGCATTTCCCTGAAGCTGTTTGCCCTGCTCTAAGTGAACCAG GTCTGCGTGCTGTTTTGCGCTTCATGACTGGATTGTATGTGTGCATTAGTAGGGATGTGGATCCTAATGCTCAACAG GCTACAGAAGCAGCGGGACGTTCTATCGTATCGATTGTTGTAGACCATATATTTCTCTGCATTAAGGATGCTG ATTTCCAGCTTGAGCTTTTGATGCAGTCGTTATTCTTTTCTCGG GCTAGTGTATCTGATGGTGGAAATACTAAAAATTTGTCCAAAATTACAGTAGCTGGACTTTTTCTGAG GGACACATTTTCGCATCCTCCATGCACCTTAATACAGCCATCAATGCAAGCAGTTACAGATGATTCACTGCGTGTTCCTGATTTTG GAAAGAAATTTTGCCCGCCAATCTATCCCTTGGGTGACATGCGGTGGCAAGTAAACGAGGGTGTTCCAGTAATATGCCTCCATTCTCTACAGATGAAGCCCTCACCAGCCCCTCCATCTTTTGCATCACAGACAATCATTGATTGTCAGCCTCTTATG ATTCATCTTCAAGAAGAATCTTGTTTGAGGATCGCCTCCTTTCTAGCAGATGGAATTGTGGTCAATCCTGGTGATGTTTTACCAGATTTCTCTGTTAACTCCCTTATATTCAGTCTCAAAGAGATAGATCTAACTGTTCCTCTGGATGTTGGGAAGTTGGATAACGATGATGCATTGGGAAACAATACTTTCCGGAGCTCCTTTGCTGGAGCAAGACTACATGTCAAAGATCTGTTCTTCTCAGAGTCATCTGAATTAAAACTTAGGTTATTGAACTTGGACAAGGATCCAGCTTGCTTCTGTCTCTGGGAGGATCAACCTGTGGATGCCAGCCAGCTAAAGTGGACAGCTCGAGCTTCTCAACTTAGTTTATCTCTTGAAACTGCTACAGAAAATCAAATTTTTTCCGACTCATCGACGGGCTTATGGAAATGTGTTGAACTCCTAGAAGTCTGTGTCGAGGCAGCCATGGTAACTGCAGATGGTAGCCCTCTAGTAACTGTTCCCCCTCCAGGAGGTATTGTCAGGATAGGTGTTTCTTGCCTACAATATCTATCCAACACATCAGTGGAGCAACTGTTTTTTGTTCTTGACCTTTATAGCTATTTTGGTAAAGTCGCTGAAAAGATATCAAAAATCGGAAAAGGTAACCGAGATAATGGAAGTATAAAAAAGAGCCTTGGAGGAAAGCTTATTGAGAAGTTTCCTAGCGACACAGCAGTTGTACTGGCAATGCAAGACCTCCAGCTTAGATTTCTAGAGTCTTCTTCCTCCATTAATATCGAAGGGATGCCTTTAGTTCTTTTCAATGGAGAAGATCTGTTTATCAAAGTTTCTCACAGAACCCTAGGTGGTGCTATTGCAGTGTCATCTAACATACGTTGGGAGAGTATTCAGGTGGACTGTGTGGATGGAGATGGAAACCTGGTTCACAAGAACGGCATAGTTGGAATTCCTGGTGAAGATGGTTTGCTGATGACTGGAAATGGGTACCCACACATGAGAACTGTCTTTTGGATTGATAACACTGGCGGGAATCTTCCTACAGGAGTCACATCACCTATTCCGTTTCTGGACATCAGCATGGTGCAGGTTATCCCGTACAATGCACAAGATACTGAATGCCATAGTCTGAGTATGTCTGCCAAGGTTGGAGGAGTACGTCTTGGAGGTGGGATGAATTATACTGAAGCTCTTTTGCATAGATTTGGTATACTTGGGCCTGATGGTGGTCCTAGTGAAGGGCTATCAAAAGGGTTGAAGTATTTGTCTAATGGTCCACTATCAAAGCTCCTGAGAGCATCACCGACTATTGAGGATGAAGAGCAAGAGA GTGGAAGTTCTGAGGACGAGGAAGGTGGTCCAAGCCTGGAGTTGGGAATGCCAGATGACATAGATGTGTCCGTCGAGCTGAAAAATTGGTTATTTGCTCTCGAGGGTGCTCAGGAGAGGGCAGAAAGGTGGTGGTTCCATGATGAGGATATCGGCAGAGAGGACAGATGCTGGCACACGATGTTTCAGAGTTTGCTTGTAAATGCAAAAAGTCGTCCCAAGAATGTCGAGAATGGCTCCATAATATCACCTCTATCACAGAAATATCCTGTTGAATTGGTTACG GTTGGTGTTGAGGGCTTGCAGGCTATAAAACCACAAACCAGGAAAGAGATCACTGTAGATGGTATCTCTTCGAGAGGAAATAAAGGCACGGGGAATTGTGGAGGGGTAAATTTTGAAATTCGCATGTTGAGCTCAAAGAACACTGAAAGCACTGAGATGCCCACCTGGGGGTTGGAAAACGTGAAATTTTCTATTAAACAACCG ATTGAGGCAGTCGCAACTAAGGAGGAACTGGAATACCTTGTTGGTTTGTGCAAGTCTGAGGTAGATTCCATGGGTCGTATTGCTGCTGGAATATTGCGACTACTTAAGCTGGACGGATCCATTGGTCAAGCAGCAATAGACCAGCTCTCCAACCTTG GAAGTGATGGTTTGGAGAAGATTTTCAGCCCAGAAAAGCTAAGCAGGCGTAGTAGTACTTGTAGCATGGGGTTTACACCAATCACACCAACTTCAAACGTCAGCGAAAGCCAACATCCCAGCCTGGAATCTACAGTGGCCTCGCTTGAGTCAGCCGTTTCAGACTCTCAGTCAAAGTGCTTGGGACTCGTGTCTGAGCTAGATAATCCCGACATCTTTATTAAACAGCAACATCTTACCGATATAAGACAGCTACAACAGAAGCTTGAGAGCATGCAACTTCTGCTGTCACGATTACGGACTCAAATTTAA